Below is a window of Malus domestica chromosome 13, GDT2T_hap1 DNA.
agagagatgactctggtattggttattttgcagttggttatgttgattcagattatgcaggtgatttggatggaatgaagtctactacaggctatgtgtttactatggctaaagggccagtttgttgaaggtccattttgcagtcgtctgttgccttgtctactacagatgctgaatatatggcagttgctgaagctataaaggagatCATTTagatacatgggctgattagagatttaggggttgatcagaagcagatggaggtacattgtgatagtcagagtgccatttatttgtctaagtatcaggttcatcatgcgatgaccaagcacatagatgtgcgttatcactttgttcgtgaaattgttagtgaatgggaaatcattctccagaagattccaactaaagacaaccccgctgatatgttgactaaggttgttggtgtagccaaatttgttcactgtttgaacttggctcatattatgcctatataaagaaggcgttgagcagtaggagttttggatCATTTGGCTcagcatgagttgttctcttgctagtgtttggagtgattttttgtgttgattgtgttggttggcttatcatggcgtttttggaacttggccaatgtggagattgttgaattagTGGCCAAGTGACCAAAagcatataataaaaaattatggacATAATGATGTGGGAACATCATTATGAGGAGACAAATGATTATGTTTACCTTTGCTTTGGCTTTTCAAAGGTAGAAAATTCAGCTTTCGTCCCCCCACTTGTTGCCTTTTTGGAAATGAGAGAAACAGAAGGAGAGTTGTAAAAGGTGCAGAAAGTAGAAAGCATTTTATGAAGGTAGTTGTAGAGTGCACcagaaaaacaaagaagaaaaaatagaagtgcAACAGCCCCtctttgaagagaagaagaaagtgctcCTCTCTTTGAttagtaatcatccaccaaGGTAATTGTTGTtataatagctttgagctttgtatagagaggaaattattcattatatttctctctatttgtttctttggtgtgtgagagctattggttgtattggggttttgggttgtgagcttgccaacactttgtaaactcccatttggttgatagtggattattgggtgagctcctactgctccgaggacgtactccagttacactaaCTGTTGAGGAATCTTGTTAAAATCTTgatgtcttttatattttgttcttgcattccatttgatatatttcctgtgggttagcttgagttggttccaacgggtttgatgctatcctagcacaacaaaaTCATCCCCCGATTATCAGCCACGTACACCCACCATGCAAGGAAAGACAGACGTTCTCAtgagatttttctttctttttttttctttattttaaatgtGCATTGAACTCATGAGCTCAACAGAATGCTATATAAATGAACAAGTCCATCACTTACTGAGACACACTCAAGGGCTCAAAGCTGTATCAAACATGGCTACATTTGTTTGTGCCACCATCGCCATTGCtgccttcctcatcctcctcccaCTATCTTGCTCTTCCGAATCGATATtggaccaccaccaccatcacgaTCGATAGATCCTCCACTGTCCCGCAATCGGATGTCGATCTTCTGGAGTTTCCATTGAATTTAGAGTATTTGGAAGCTGAGTTCTTTTGTATGGTGCTTTCGGGCAAGGCTTGGATACAGTTGATCCGAGCCTAACCCTAGGAGGTCCAACTCCCATTGGTGCTAAAAGGGAACATTTGGACCAGTTCACCAGGGATGTCATCGAGCAATTTGGATGGCAAGAAGTAGACACTTGAGGTTCAATCTTCTATCCATATTTTCCCCCGTAATTTTCATAATTTACGAGAGAAGTGATTTCCACACACTTCTTTTTAACTTTTGTATATCCAACCATGTTTATTTTTAGCATTTAGATCCGatggataaaaaaataattaggaaacaaaaataacaagaTGTATATAGAAGGAGAAATGAGCGTGCataaatcatttttcttttacaaatgCTACATAATTAGAAAGCTTTTCTAACATAATTATATGCTTTTTATTGTGCAGAGCCATTAAGAAAACTGTTGAGGGTTTCCCAAGGCCATTGTTGAATTTAAGTGCAGAATCATTTGCTCATGTGTTTGATTCTGCATTTGGGAGTCCCTTAAATCCACCActtgaccaattcaatcaactATCTCCTTGCATCCTATTTGATTCCTTAAGTTGGTCTCACTGGCTATGTTGGTGCAAGCCCTAAGCTCCAAGGGGCTACTTCCAAAAGAGTAAGCTTCAAACACAATACCATGAATTGAAAGTATTATGTCAGATAATTATCGTGTTTTTAGAATGTGAATCTTGACCTCACATTATGACAAGAATCAACATGATTCATCCTCCAGATTTATAGTCTTGACATTTGTCCAGAAAAATAAGTCTGGCGAGAGAACGTTACCTTAAAAGCATAACCTAATTTGTTACTCTTCACATACTATCGTGAACTGAATGTGCATGTTGGTCCTGTTCATCTAGTTGCAGGTCTTTTGGGCGTGGAATCAGGGCAAGATGCAGTGATTCGAACATTGCTATACGAGCACGCGAACCTGATAGTGAAACCGTATGGTATTACAGTGGCTGAGTTCACAAATCGTATTTCGGTTCTAAGGAATAAGCTAGGACGCACAGGTTTGAAAGATGAAGGCCTTGTGGTTCACGAATACATAGGTGCTGAGGGAAGAAGTAGCGGCAACATTCTCGCCGGAGACAAGTACTCAGTTGCATATGACAGGACTCCAGAGGAGATATTAAGGATTGTATATGGTAGTGGCGATGAAGGTGTCACTGGCGGTATCTACCCTAAGGGAGCTGACGGCCGGATTGCTAAATCTTATTTGAAAAAGGAATAGAACTAGTTTGATTCCCATTCAGTTTACCCTGTTCAGAAAGTTTTTTTTCCTAGCTAGACAGAATAAATCGTGTTCTTAAATAATTTGATCTAAGGAATTGTTTCAGGCTTCATTTTGTTCGCATAATATCAGATTACAAGGGAACTTGACAAAATAGATACGGCAGAAAACGCAGTAAGGAAACACTCTAAgacgagaaattttttattgtgattggAACACAGATGATAATGGAGATgttaaattttaaagttttggtCTCTACccgatatgtcaaattaaagtattattttattacattgttttcttttcttaatttctgttttatattttaagttttaaatataaataatccaTTACTAAAACTAATCGCCTTCTATTGATGTCAAGAAGACAGTATCCATGATGGACATTCACACCTTTCATCTTGCTTCAAGATGTGATATTAATCCAGAttaaaccaataaaaatttaataaaaattatttattaattaattaaaaattatttgaagtaATTTGACAACAACTCTGTCTACTGCTATTCTACGTCATGCCACATAAGAATTAGCATTTCATTTGAAAaacgtattttttttttcagtttgtgGGCACCATCCTCCCTATTATTCTTACACAATTAATGCCTTCAACGGAGTGTTACAACTTACAAGTATACACATTTGGCTCCATCCCATCGTTGTTCATACTGCTATATATCGGATTAATCATCTGACAATGATGATAGAGAAGAAGATAGGGAACAAGGAAGGGTAGAACAACCAGTGCAGGAAAAACAGGATGGATAAGAAAACTGTGGGCAGAGAAAGTGAGAAATGCTTTTGTATAAATTTGTGTAATGTTTAAAACCATAGATTAAATGTAAATAGATGGTAGCATATAAAATCTTTGTTTGGATTTGTCTTTTAggttattttatttattcaaaatgTTTTAGCTAAAATTATTGATTTGATTCCCATTTAAGAGGCTCGCATACAAGCGGATATTGTTTTACTGTAGCAGCGAAAAAAATCATGCTTATGTACTCTGTGTGGGTTAGATCCTCATTGATTCATCTCCTGCCTAAGAACTAACTATTTAACCTATTAACGCGTGAAAAATAATCATGTTTATGTACCCTGATATGGGTTCGATGTTGTGACCTAAAACTTAGGTAGAGAAACGATAGAGAGAGATATATTTCTCATGTCTAGTGCCCTTATCACAATCACACTATGTGAAATTTTAATTACAACATGGCATATAATATCACTAACTCTGGATATTAAGTCATTCTACAAATCTTTAAATCCTATTCATAAAATCTTGTTTATTGTGTATCATAAAATATTTTATGATACAACCTCATTAAGTTTAGACACAAAATTAAGCTGACACTCTCTAACTAAGTTTGGTCATACAATATATGTGGAACATACCTGCATTAGTGAATGTCAAAGGTGTGGTTAAATTTTATGTGTATAAGGCTTTGTTTGGTGTCCAGTTGGATTGGAATAGAAAACCTACAATCCTATTACATATAACGTACACCgaagtgaaaaatgaaaacagTGTGTACAACTGGAAGGAGAAAATAAATtactcataaaaaaataaaaataaagcctTTACAATTCCATTTCTCCTAAAAAAGTAGAACTAAAATGATAAGTTTCCTTAATGTCTAATCCACCTTTCAATTTTCTCTAAATAAAAAATCGAATATAATGAATTGTCCATACTAATCATACAaaatctaaatatttatatttgttaatATTCATTCCAAACGATGTCGAACATAAAATATTGCAACATGAAATCGTTGTTATCTCTTATGGATCATGAATCATCCCCGATCGTCGTCCACGTACACCCAGCAGGCATGCAAAAAAAGACGTTCTCATcagatttttctttcttatttttcttattgttTTTAAATGTGCATTAAACTCATGAGCTCGTCAGAATGCTATATAAGATGAACAAGTCCATCACTTGCTAAGACACACTCAAAGCTGTAACAAACATGGCTACATTTGCTTATGCCACAGCCATTGCtgccttcctcatcctccttccACTATCTTGCTATTCCGAATCGATATTGGACCACCATCACGACTCCTCCTCCATCCCGCAATCGGATGTCGATCTTTTGGAGTTTCCTTTGAATTTAGAGTATTTGGAAGCTGAGTTCTTTTTGTATGGTGCTTTCGGGCATGGCTTGGATACAGTTGATCCGAGCTTAACCCTAGGAGGTCCAACTCCCATTGGTGCTAAAAGGGCACAGTTGGACCACTTCACTAGGGATGTCATCGAGCAATTTGGATGGCAAGAAGTTGGACATTTGAGGTTCaattttctatatatttttCCTCGTAATTTTCTTAATTTACTAGAGAAGTGATTTCCGCACACTTCATTTTAACTTCTGTATATCcgacatattttatttttagcattTGGATCCAATGAATCAAAGAAGAATTAGGAAACAAAAATGAACATGATGTTTGAAGGAGAAAATGAGCGTGCACAAATCATTTCTTGTTTACAAATGCTACATAATAGAAAGTTTTTCTAACGTAATTATGTGTTTTCTTGTGCAGAGCCATTAAGAAAACAGTGAAGGGTTTCCCAAGGCCATTGTTGAATTAAAGTGCAGAATCATTTGCCCATGTGTTTGATTCTGCATTTGGGAGTCCCTTAAATCCACCATTTGACCCTTATGCCAATTCAATCAACTATCTCCTTGCATCCTATTTGATTCCTTATGTTGGTCTCACTGGCTATGTTGGTGCAAGCCCTAAGCTCCAAGGTGCTGCTTCCAAAAGGGTAAGCTTCAAACACAATACCAAGAACTGAAAGTATTATGTTATATAAGTGTTTTAGAATGTGATCAATCTCGACCGCATATTGTGACAAGAATCAACATGATTCATCGTCCAAACTTATAGTCCTGGCATTTATCCAGAAAATAAGTTTGGCGAGAGAACGTTACCTTAAAAGCATAACCAAATTTGTTACTCTCTATCACATACTATTGTGAACCTGAATGTGCATGTTGGTCCTGTTCAGCTAGTTGCAGGTCTTTTGGGCGTGGAATCAGGGCAAGATGCAGTGATTCGAGCACTGCTATACGAGCACGCGAACCTGATAGTGAAACCGTATGGCATTACAGTGGCCGAGTTCACAAATCGTCTTTCGGATCTAAGGAATAAGCTAGGACGCACAGGTTTGAAAGATGAAGGCCTTGTGGTTCACGAATACATAGGCGCTGAGGGAAAAATTAGCGGCAACATTCTCGCCGGAGACAAGTACTCGGTTGCATATGACAGGACTCCAGAGGAGATCCTAAGGATCGTATATGGTAGCGGCGATGAACGTGTCACTGGCGGTATCTACCCTAAAGGAGCTGACGGCCGGATTGCTAAATCTTATTTGAAAAAGGAATAGAACATGAACAAATAGGACTTGTTTGGTTGACATTTAATTTACCCTGTTCAgaatgtcttctttttttttaaataaaaaataaatcacgTTCTTAAATAATTTGATCTAAGGAATCTTTACAGGTTTCATTTTGTTCGCATAAATTCTTCGATTTTTCTTCGCATAAAAACGGGTTACACGGGAACTTGACAAAGTAGACAGCAcggaaaatgaagaaaacaCTCTTATGATATGTTGCAATACTTGCATCTGCAGCCAAAATTTTCTATTCACAACTCACGAACATGATTCATACATAAGTGAGCAAATAACACGGATTACATTTTCGACCAAAAAAGAGTACGAAACTATGGAGATTACATGCAGAAAAACACTAGCACATTGCTACAACAAGAGCGCAAAGCGACATGCCATAAGAAAAAGAGTTAAAGATCAGTGACATCTTGCAGCATTTCTGGGGAGCATGGTGCGTTGGCTTTTGCCTCCATCAGGTTTCAAGCAGTGCAATAGTTCCAGTGCAGACCGAAAATTGCTGCTGCATCATTTTTCCATGGCCTCCAAGGTGTACAACTGCACTAACAGCTTGCTCAGACTTCTGGAAGCAAGGGATGAGTGTAGGAGCTACTTTAGATATTCACAGGTAACCGGACTTTAATGTGTAAGCATGTCTGTAGGCTCATCGCAGAAATAGATGATTCTCCATAAGAGCATCTAACTCAGTTTTCTTATCGATTGCGAACTATATCGTCCAGCATGTAGATTGGCCCCAAATGACCTAAACTGCTAAAGAAACACCGCACCAACGAATTCCATGTGCCCGTGTTGGGGCAGATCCCTTCACTTACCATCTTATTTAGATAAATCATGGCCTCATCTAAACCTACCCAATTACAAATCCCCCACACAAGACTAGTATATGCTACTACATCTGGTCGCCACTGCTTTTCTGCACCAATTCTGTCGAAAAGCTGAATCGCAGTGCTTATCGTACCTTCCTTACAATTGGCATATATAATCGTGTTATATGTGATCGCATCAGGCTTCGTTCCCCTTACCAGCATCTTTCCTAAAAGCTGCATAGCCTCCTTGGTCATTCCTACATGACAAAAACCATTCAAAATGGTATTGTAAGTTACCAAATTCATCATCATCCCTCTTTCTTCTATCTCCCTAACAATTCCATAAGCTTCTTCAAATCTGTTCGCCTTGAAGAGACCATCCAGTAACTCATTATATGTTGTAATGTTAGGCAAACACCcatttttctccattttatcGAGCATGTTGACAGCCCAATCTACCTTTCCATCAGCACATAACCCTTTGATAAATGTGTTAAATGTAACTGTATTCGGAGGACAACCTTCAGCAGCCATATTTTCTACAAGACTACGAGCTTGATGAAACATAAAATTCCTACAGAGAACATCCACCATGCAAGTATATGCTATAACATTAGGGCGGCAACCACGGTTCATCATATTGTTCCAAGTGTCAGATGCACCAACAAGGTCACCAACTTTGGCAAAGCCATCAATCAGAGTGCTATATGTGGTCACATTTGGAGGGCAACCATTTTTGTCCATCTCATGGCAAACAGATACAGCATCCCCCATTTTTCCATTAGTGCAGAGACCATGTACCAGAGTAGTGTATGCAATAATATTTGGCTTAAATTCCTCGAGAATCATCCGATTCCACAAGTCAAGAGCTTCGTGTACTCTCCCTTCCACAAAATAGCCCTTTATCAAGGAAGTAAAGGTGTGAACATTAGGGCTACATCCTCTCACAATCATTTGAGCCAAAACTGCAAGAGCAGACTCAACATTCCTCGTATCAGAAAGTGAATTAATAATCGTTGAGTATGTGATAACATTAGGGTTTATACCCTTATCCACCATTTCAACCAACAACTTCAAAGCCGCCTCAATTTTGTTCTCCTTGCACACCCCATTCACCAAAGCATTATAAACAGGCACAATGGGTTCAAACCTACCAGCAAGCTCCCTAGCTTCCTCTACCTTCCCAAGTCTACATAATGCAGACACTACAGTGGTATAGCTCACTGCGTCCGGCAAACACCCCTTCTTAGACATTTCAACAAGCAGTTTGTGAGCACCATCAACCCTATCATTCTTACACAATGCCTTCAACAGAATGTTATAAGTATATACATTTGGCTCCATCCCATCTTTCTTCATATTGCTATATATCGGGTTAATCATCTGAAACCGATTTTCGCTAAGCAGAGCATCCAAGAGGTGATTGTAAATCTTGACAGTGGATTTGCACCCAAATTCCCTAATCCTATAGAACATCTTCAAGGCCTGCTCAGCCAACCCAGCTCGCCGATACGAGCTGATCACACATATAAACAGCTCCTCAGAGCACCCAACTCCCTCCAATTTCATCTGGTTCAACAAGTACTGCACACCATCCATCTCACATTGCCTCCCAAGCTTCTCAATCATGGCATGGTACGTCAATGGGGTATGCTCAAAAGCTCTGGAATTGGCAATTGACCTGAAATACTCTAACGCAGAGCCCAAATGGTGCTCGGATTTCAACCTCTGCAACACATCAGACTCTTTGAGAAAGGGTTGATCTTGATTGGGTTCGAtttggggtttagggtttgaacCGAGAATTGGGTTTGTTGTATTGAGCACAAATGGGACTGATGGTTTGTGAACTTTCAGCAGCAAGGAGCGTCCTTCCTTCAAATACATCGGAAAACCAGCTCAAATTTTGCTCATCAAATTAGAGATTTCAAAACCCTAGCTGAAGCaaatttcaaaacctaatcaaTGAAAGATCAATTTTTTGTGTTCTGGGACGCTTGATATCcaatcaaagttgaagaatttgaagggtttttagggtttgggttGCAGAGAAATTACAGTCCGAGTAAAAGAAAGTACAGTCCAAGTGAAGAAGGGGAGGACAGAAATGGGTTTTCAGGTTCAGGATAGGGGCAAAAATGTGAAACGAATTAAACTTTCGGGGCGAAATACAAACATTTGGTAAACTGGATCGGCGGGTTGGGTACTTCGACTCGGACTCGGTTTCCTTCTAAGACCCATAAACCCAATTACGCACAAACAAAGCTCATTCGCTCTGCAGACTGGAAGAGCAGAGGCCTCCGATCGCTCCTCACTGTAAGTTCATCCCtgcaatttcttcaatttctttgttttggaTTTCATCGAGCTTTATGATATATTTCCAAATTACAGATCTTGTACTACTAGATTTCCGATGATTACACTGAATCTGAAATTTGCGGGgcaagattttaattttttttgtaaattttaattCCAGAAAAGGGGtgtggtttttgaatttgtagaagttcAGGGTAATGGTTTGGAGTTTGTATAATTCTGTTTGTGTTGGTATGTAATTTTCATGATGTGAGATGTGTTAGTGATAGACTTGTTTGTAGTCAGGTTACTCTACTGTGCCCATACTATGAAAAACCTTAGACCTAGAAATCTTCAGGACACTGATAGCTCGTTTACTAATTCGTAATCACTATAAGGAGGAATTAGGGTGGATCCCGCCCGTGTATCGTTTCCTACCCATTAGTAAACACCTGAATCCGTGAACAGCGTGCAGTTCCATTTTTTACCCATTCCATTCCTCCTTAGTAAACACGCCATTATAAGAACCCAGTTCAGTTTCTGCTGAGTGATAAATATCAAGCGTGTGATTTGGATTTCAGACGCGAAGGTTGGCAATTTGTGTGACTTGTTTTAGCCGGTCATGTGCTGTTTATACATTGAAATCTCGATAATTTAGTTCATCGTAATTTCTTAAAGCAGAAACGAGTCTTCTATGTGATTGTAGAACTTCATGCAAAGTTGCAAACCCATTTGAGTCTTTCACCTTGTACTCTATAGATTTTCCCTCTGGTGGAAATTTCAGATATGCCATATGACTATGAGTCTAGTGAATGCCTAGGAGTTCCATTCACTGTGTTCTGAAAGTTTTGTGTATATTTGCTTCCTCCACAGCTTTACCTGTTTGATTTCCTGTTCTTTTTCCCTATTACGCTATGGTTTGCCTTTTTTTGGACTAGCTGCCTGATTGAACTTGCATTAGTTATTTAGTCCAATGACATTAGGGTGATGTTTTATACAAAACTGAGGGACTGTcggtttgttttttctttttcttcaggaATTATTTCTCAGCTCATAGAAAGAAAAAGGTATGGGTGTGTCTGAGAAGAAATCTAGCGAGGCCGCATTTGATGTGCCAACCCTCAACGCTGAGAATTTGCAAAGTAACATGAAAGTTATATATTACAGGTTTGTTTTGACAACCTCATGGCCCATCATGAAAACTTATTCTATGTTTCCCATGTGTTCTTATGTGGACTTGTCGATCCTCCTGTAATCGATGATAAATTATCTTGCTAAATGTTGGGAGGGATCACAGTTCCATGTATTTACTCATGTCGGTTACTATATCACACATCAGGCTAGCTTAACTGTCGCGTAATGACCTTTTGGATGAATCATAAGATAGCATGCGGGAAGATGTCACACCAAATGATTTGATATCTTCAAAATGTTTTCATGCTAGAAATTACGTTCTTATAACTTTCTGGCTTAATACTAAAATGTCTGCATTTGTCCTTTGTGCAGCCGAACATTCATGTCTATCATCGGTGGTGTCATTGCTGGAATTTTGGGGTTCACTGGCCTCAccggatttattttttattttcttatcatGACCGTCACTTCAGTTGGACTCATTGCCAAGACGGGGTTTacagtttattcatattttgatAGCTGGAGCCAGATTATACTCGACGGCTTTCTGGGTGGGCTTTTGTCATTCGTGCTGTTCTGGACATTCGCATATGACCTTGTGCATATATTCTGAGGGATTATCTGCTACGTCTCGAATGAAAGGGGGCCTTTGGTGCTGCTAACTATTTACTATTTCAAGAAAGGTCTGAACCCGTTGCTGCTTCCTGCAATGTAGTCTTTTGCTGCCGATTTGAAACCAAACGAATGTCGTCGTTGGCTTTGTCCACCGCTATTTTTTTTCCGATGAATGCTGCTTAGCTGAAAGGATAACATACACAGGCTTGTTGGCGGTATCCGGAGCTGTTTTGCTCTTTGGATTACTGTCGCACATGTTTTTTTCTTAACCAATTTGAATGTTGGACAGAGGTAATgaaatcatttttttatatattgagGTTGAGGCAGCTATGTTGAGAGTACAGCAGTAACCTTTCACGGGTGAGATATCGGTGACAGCATGCCAAAGTGCAATTTATGAATTCTTTAGGACCAAGGGTTTGTTTGAGATTTTTGCGCTTTTTGctaataaaaaatgttttttacttcagcagaaaagatgaaaaaactACTTTTATGAGTTATAGAAGTGAGTTCATAAAGCACATTGAGTTTTTAATAGAAATTTTGACTTGTTTATAATGAAAGGTAAAAGTGCTTCTTACATGGTTAACGAGGAGGGTTGGTTAAGTTTGGTAAGAATTGTCATCTTTGTTAGACTAAGGCTTAGGTTCAAGCTTTGTTGTCGACAATTTATATTGGTGGACgatctataaaaataaaataaaaagaagctaCGACCCCCTATGTAGTCTTCAAAGAAGCTTGTGGTATGCTCTGGTCTTGAGATGGCGTAGCCTCCTCTCTCCCTAAactttaataacaaaaaaaagtacTTACATGAGCAATTCCAAACAGGGCCTAATTAGTTTGCAGTTGTTTAAAAtctttaaaacaccaaatatTTAGTATGTAATGCTAAGTACCCACCCTTCCCTATGCAACGTACGTCCCGACACCTAATGCTAATACAATGTTGACAAAAGAACTAATACAATGATCTACAATTCGATTAATAACCGAGTGATTTGTGATGAGCAGCAGATGATTCGATATCCCAATTGGGTTACGGAGACAAGATTTCTTGCAGTGGAACAGTATTCTCCGGTGTCGCATAAACTTTGACAAGCAACTGGCCTTATTGTGTTCTATGTCTTCTACATATTTGAATTCTCAAGCCTGTGGAGTTTTAAGAGTCGACAAAATTGCAGAGTGAGATGAGAACCATGTGAACAGATGAAGCAGGGAAATGCCCGAAGTCACTACTCATTTTGAACAATGTGAAACGGACTCGGACTTTAACTAACCAATTCAGATGCATTAAACTTACCATCATTTGGGGGACTTTTAGGAAGACAAAAGAGATGAAGTATAATCCACATGAAACTGCTGTGGCTGTAACTATGTTGGAGACGAGGCGCTTGTTATCTTTACTGGGTACAAATGCTATTTTCAAAGTATTTGTCAGGTCGAAGAGCCTGCAAGAGATCTGCAATATAGCAAAGTTTCAACAATGAGAAAAAGAGTATCTTCGGATTACAGCAATTAACGTCCTTTACTTACAGCAACGTATATGGCAGAAGTGAGCATGAAGTTCAACATTGGGTAATCCGGGATCATAGAAAGCAACAACTTCGGCTGAGCATCAGGGGTACTTGACCTGCAAATTCTCACAGAAACCAGAGTAAGAAAGGTATCTGAATACATATGTGTATGTACGTAATCAGGAAATACGTATACAATGTGCCACCAGTTCTCATTGACCAAATATTTGCTAACAGAAGGTGCTTAAAAAATTTGCAAAGCCGGTCTTATTAGTGAAACCTTAAACGTGCTGCAGGAACAACTATAAGCTTACCTTAACCAGACGTGGAATTGCAAGATGTAAGTCTCCAGTGTGATCTTTCCAAGCCACCTGGTAAACCAAAGACAATGTAAGGAGGGGGAAAAAATGTTTTCAATATCAAAGAATCTTTAAGAATTACAGATAAAGCATAACTTTTAACCAAAACTAAAACAACTACAGCTACCACAATCTTTCAAAGTTAAACCGAATGCTGTCCAAAGCAAATGATACAACTCTAACACGTGAGATTAGATAGATTAAAACAGAGATATCACAAGACGGCCACTCACGCAAAAAGGGTTAAAGAGTAGCTGCGGAATTGTTGTGTGACATTTCGCAAACATATGTAGACCCTGGTAAACAAGAACAAGATGCTATATTAGTCAATAGGATAAGTTACATACAGTCCAATTTGTTAAAACATTCAAGGAGAGATACCATACGTTATTGGAATCCATGAGGTATAGGGATGATATTTATTGTAAGTAAGCTTGTCCATCTTGTATATATACTCAAACCATAGATATCCCACC
It encodes the following:
- the LOC103452659 gene encoding pentatricopeptide repeat-containing protein At3g48810, yielding MYLKEGRSLLLKVHKPSVPFVLNTTNPILGSNPKPQIEPNQDQPFLKESDVLQRLKSEHHLGSALEYFRSIANSRAFEHTPLTYHAMIEKLGRQCEMDGVQYLLNQMKLEGVGCSEELFICVISSYRRAGLAEQALKMFYRIREFGCKSTVKIYNHLLDALLSENRFQMINPIYSNMKKDGMEPNVYTYNILLKALCKNDRVDGAHKLLVEMSKKGCLPDAVSYTTVVSALCRLGKVEEARELAGRFEPIVPVYNALVNGVCKENKIEAALKLLVEMVDKGINPNVITYSTIINSLSDTRNVESALAVLAQMIVRGCSPNVHTFTSLIKGYFVEGRVHEALDLWNRMILEEFKPNIIAYTTLVHGLCTNGKMGDAVSVCHEMDKNGCPPNVTTYSTLIDGFAKVGDLVGASDTWNNMMNRGCRPNVIAYTCMVDVLCRNFMFHQARSLVENMAAEGCPPNTVTFNTFIKGLCADGKVDWAVNMLDKMEKNGCLPNITTYNELLDGLFKANRFEEAYGIVREIEERGMMMNLVTYNTILNGFCHVGMTKEAMQLLGKMLVRGTKPDAITYNTIIYANCKEGTISTAIQLFDRIGAEKQWRPDVVAYTSLVWGICNWVGLDEAMIYLNKMVSEGICPNTGTWNSLVRCFFSSLGHLGPIYMLDDIVRNR
- the LOC103452660 gene encoding uncharacterized protein, which produces MGVSEKKSSEAAFDVPTLNAENLQSNMKVIYYSRTFMSIIGGVIAGILGFTGLTGFIFYFLIMTVTSVGLIAKTGFTVYSYFDSWSQIILDGFLGGLLSFVLFWTFAYDLVHIF